In the genome of Spodoptera frugiperda isolate SF20-4 chromosome 1, AGI-APGP_CSIRO_Sfru_2.0, whole genome shotgun sequence, the window ATTTTTGTACACATTCTGTAGCTCAATCTTTAGTGAGCTATTTTCTCGTTTCAGTCTTTCAATTTCCTTTCTTTGACAGCTAGTCTTCTCTTGTAAAAAGTCTAAATTCGTTTTATATGCAATTATTTCTTCGTTTTCTTTATTGCATTCACATCCTATATTTACCAACCTTACTTTGGCTGCGCAGTACTTATTTACTGGTTTTTGACAACAAGGTGCTGGACATGTTTTTTTAGATCTACACACCATGGGATTTGATAAACAATTAGTATCAGTGGATTTATGTTTATAACATTTGTAAGTCCTGCAATCTGGCTTACTTAAAACTCTAACACAGCTGCGAGTGTGGAGGTCATCGTATCCGCAGGGTCTAAGATTACACGGAGCAACTTCTGGTTTTACTCTTTTCTTCCAGCAAGGAAGTGGAAGATAGCATGGTGAGTAATTTTTCACATACATTGCTTGTTGTAGCATATCAGTTTGCCAAGCTTTGGCCACAGACTGCACACTATCGGTGAAGCAACATTCTGGAGGGACTTTATCGTCGTTTTTTGGAAgggtaatatttaatattttttcgacaattattttccaaaacatttttatgcttTTGAGGGCTTCCAAACATCGTTCACATGGCCAATGGCTCGTTTCAAAATCCTCctgaaaacatgttttaaaataaattgaatgaatTTTATTGAAGTTCGTATCTTACGGTTTATTGCACTTACATCATCGAAGTACTTATCAAACTCCTCTTCATCTTTTAAACATTCCTTGATTGCATGGCAAGAGTTGCAAATACTTTCCAGTACCACTTTTGATTTGCAGTCTGGGTGGCAACGGGGCGTAGCCTAAAATAGTAATAAGGCACCTTAGTAGAcgcattaattttatgttacattTAGTTAGTGAATACTTACTTTGCCTCGACATCTATACGTCATTGCTTTTAAAAATTTGGCTAAAGTGCATGTAGGCAATAAGCAAGTCGGCATGTCACACTTTATCCATTCCCTGAGGTAACAGTCGCGTTTCTGTACGTCATGACTCCATGCCCTGACGTCTCGGCAAGATTCATATGATTTGATCTTACCCTCGTTGCGAGATAAAAGTCGTAAGTTGTTATGACCTACTATGTAATTCATTGAATTCATGCATTCGCCAAACTATTATTTGATCTTGCCTTCATGTTGACGCAAAATTTTGAATTCTaaaatgatggtgatgatgtcAAATCAGCAGTCGTTTATGCGTCACAACTGAcacaaagattttattttatgtttagttttctCAGGTTGCATGTTGAAATTACAGCGATCACTTCAAGTTTTTATAAGTTTCATTGTAAATGTTCCTACTGTGATGTTTTTATGGTTCACTATAggcatgtacttacttacattaatttattgtgatCTATaatcatgtaggtacctatggaTTATTGATACTGGCATTACAAACGCAGAGAATAGTTTTAAATGTGACATTCCATTTCAAGCCACCATTCGGCCTCGATTTCTTTTGACagttcaaaatatttgataattttcGTTATACACATATTGCCGTAAGATAATTGCAAAAttgcaaaacaaaacattttaaatcgTATCGTTATGCGTAAAATGGATGGCGGAGAAAAGTagcatatacttatatacatgtATATGTTTAGAAAAATCTTATATCACCCAATAAGTAGACGAAACAGTTGGCATCGCGATGTCTTTCATAACGAAAAGGGAGCGTGTGTTTAACGAATACGATCTGTTCGACTTGCCGGCGAGGAACGAAGGGAAATTGAAGGCGTACTCGTCATGTACAGACGCGAGAGCCTGGTCCCACTTCGGTTCGGATAAGAGTGAGCACTTGGTGGAAGTAATAAAGAGGAACAACGAGACGGTCCGACCGAAGTATGTGCCGACAGACGTGATCGTAGACACGCTCATGGTAGCCAAGAATGCAGAGATCGCACGCTTGAAGCGCAAAATTGAAGAGTTCGAGCAATTATTGGCTGCGTATGACCAACTTGATCTGACGTGCGATCAGCGATGCGATATTGCTCAAGCTGTAAGTACAAGTGTATTAAGATCATTATTTGAGTTACTTCAAGAGTCAACTTTACGtgatttaaaactatttaaactaaataactcT includes:
- the LOC118273709 gene encoding uncharacterized protein LOC118273709, which gives rise to MNSMNYIVGHNNLRLLSRNEGKIKSYESCRDVRAWSHDVQKRDCYLREWIKCDMPTCLLPTCTLAKFLKAMTYRCRGKATPRCHPDCKSKVVLESICNSCHAIKECLKDEEEFDKYFDDEDFETSHWPCERCLEALKSIKMFWKIIVEKILNITLPKNDDKVPPECCFTDSVQSVAKAWQTDMLQQAMYVKNYSPCYLPLPCWKKRVKPEVAPCNLRPCGYDDLHTRSCVRVLSKPDCRTYKCYKHKSTDTNCLSNPMVCRSKKTCPAPCCQKPVNKYCAAKVRLVNIGCECNKENEEIIAYKTNLDFLQEKTSCQRKEIERLKRENSSLKIELQNVYKNSSWKSSFQPSSKCSSNHNTMCALLPKPFECYAEENANTNQVNSEMIITMKNCKNEAFRHISLLQVLHKTNDPVIQDQNTDCACGKRKEDPIELLTKVQNTVGAIVKREMDTIINKKKQCGMRSDIDATFHKLNTSRSAPSCSTLSVCSNDSHHVWTKGRNENARDGDDDKNCICMYVCHKSPNKKC